In Apus apus isolate bApuApu2 chromosome 27, bApuApu2.pri.cur, whole genome shotgun sequence, the following proteins share a genomic window:
- the LOC127394903 gene encoding uncharacterized protein LOC127394903, with product MYHGHVAVLDKVESFTEQGQESHRKLRSSCETKILLFKQEDEEAPLRRSLESKGVQSEPCDWLGAAVSVEGEWVRSGSCLSLHRWGSLAGFSSSSCSEKVYAKGRETSGLTKLPVAVQVTCFTGCVCVVSDAEQQAARPRARKRGAECRLKKDRHPAGGSDKLELLWLDFLGADPSVKRDVISRAASGKEHPLVVFIGGTQALLVPWDPCLDDSGWPGAVHCISRDKQQLVVRTPERFEKAPEHLLHPLTVSMNLLEKSQGRLTMTPEADTSHRCVQMLNKYFSYSLSTTGNLPELNPIFHFWSFACFPYFFA from the exons ATGTATCATGGTCACGTTGCTGTGCTTGATAAAGTGGAATCTTTCACTGAGCAAGGACAAGAGAGTCACAGAAAGTTACGGAGTTCTTGTGAAACAAAGATCCTGCTGTTCAAACAAGAAGATGAGGAG GctcctctgagaaggagtttagaaagcaagggggtccagtctgaaccttGTGACTGGTTGGGAGCAGCAGTTAGTGTGGAAGGGGAGTGGGTCAGATCTGGAAGCTGCCTTAGCTTGCACAGATGGGGCTCCCTAGctgggttttcttcttctagcTGTAGTGAGAAGGTATatgcaaaaggcagagagaccTCTGGCCTCACCAAGCTacctgtggctgtgcaggtgaCTTGCTTTACagggtgtgtttgtgttgtttcaGATGCAGAGCAACAAGCAGCACGGCCAAGGGCACGGAAGAGGGGAGCAGAGTGCCGGCTGAAGAAGGACAGGCatccagctggtggctctgACAAGCTTGAGCTTCTCTGGCTGGATTTTCTGGGTGCGGATCCAAGTGTGAAGCGAGATGTTATCAGCAGAGCGGCCTCTGGCAAG GAGCATCCCTTGGTTGTGTTCATAGGTGGTACACAAGCCCTCCTAGTCCCCTGGGATCCCTGCCTGGATGATTCAGGATGGCCTGGTGCTGTGCATTGCATTTCCagagacaaacagcagcttgtGGTCAGGACTCCAGAGAGATTTGAGAAGGCCCCAGAGCACCTTCTGCATCCTCTCACAGTCAGCAT GAACTTGCTGGAGAAATCCCAAGGCAGACTGACCATGACACCTGAAGCAGATACCAGCCACCGGTGTGTTCAGATGctgaacaaatatttctcaTACTCCCTTTCAACCACTGGAAACCTGCCAGAGTTAAATCCTATCTTTCATTTCTGGAGCTTTgcctgttttccttatttttttgcCTAA